In Pseudomonas sp. PDM14, a genomic segment contains:
- a CDS encoding PaaI family thioesterase has translation MTAGQVQALIRAGVPMAEDIDLCIDRLDGDVAVARVPFHGRLVRPGGTVSGPTIMALADAAMYAVVLGRLGRVEMAVTANLNINFLARPMAVDLLAEARILRLSRRQAVCEVQLYSLGREDDLVAHVTGTYALPL, from the coding sequence TTGACCGCTGGGCAGGTACAGGCGCTGATTCGCGCGGGTGTACCGATGGCCGAGGATATCGATCTGTGTATTGATCGCCTGGATGGTGATGTGGCTGTGGCACGGGTGCCGTTTCACGGGCGCCTGGTTCGGCCGGGCGGCACGGTGTCCGGACCGACGATCATGGCGCTGGCGGATGCGGCGATGTATGCCGTGGTGCTGGGGCGGCTGGGGCGTGTCGAGATGGCAGTGACGGCCAATCTGAATATCAACTTCCTGGCCAGGCCGATGGCAGTGGATCTGCTCGCCGAGGCTAGAATTTTGCGGCTTTCGCGGCGCCAGGCGGTTTGTGAGGTGCAGCTGTATTCATTGGGGCGAGAGGATGATCTGGTGGCGCATGTAACTGGTACCTATGCTCTGCCTCTTTAG
- a CDS encoding proline--tRNA ligase translates to MRTSQYLLSTLKETPSDAVVISHQLMLRAGMIRKLASGLYTWLPMGLRVLRKAEAIVREEMNAAGALEVLMPAIQPAELWQESGRWEQYGPELLRIRDRHDREFCVGPTHEEVITDLARNELNSYKQLPINLYQIQTKFRDEIRPRFGLMRGREFLMKDAYSFHMSQESLQETYDRMHQAYCNVFTRLGLNFRPVQADTGSIGGTGSHEFHVLAESGEDDIAFSDTSDYAANIEKAEALPRETARADASEALRLIDTPDAKTIDELVNQFNLAITRTIKTLVVHGAEEGTLVALIVRGDHELNEIKAANLEQVASPLVFASEGEIRAAIGAGPGSLGPLNLSIPCVIDRSVALLADFSAGANVDGKHYFGLNWDRDLPLPAVADLRNVVAGDPSPDGQGSLVIKRGIEVGHIFQLGIKYSEALGCKVLGESGKPTTLIMGCYGIGVSRVVAAAIEQNWDERGILWSDALAPFQIALVPMKYENEAVREATDKLYADLTAAGYEVLLDDRDKKTSPGVKFADMELIGIPHRIVVSERSLAEGNLEYKNRRDADAQAVPASDILPFINTRTGR, encoded by the coding sequence ATGCGTACCAGTCAGTACCTGCTCTCCACCCTCAAAGAAACCCCTTCCGATGCCGTGGTGATCAGCCATCAGCTTATGCTGCGCGCCGGGATGATCCGCAAACTCGCTTCGGGCCTGTACACCTGGCTGCCCATGGGCCTGCGCGTGCTGCGCAAGGCTGAAGCCATCGTGCGCGAAGAAATGAACGCAGCGGGTGCGCTCGAGGTACTGATGCCGGCCATCCAGCCGGCGGAGCTGTGGCAGGAGTCCGGCCGCTGGGAACAATACGGCCCGGAGCTGCTGCGCATCCGCGATCGCCATGATCGTGAGTTCTGCGTCGGCCCGACCCACGAAGAAGTCATCACCGATCTGGCGCGCAACGAGCTGAACAGCTACAAGCAGCTGCCGATCAACCTGTACCAGATCCAGACCAAGTTCCGTGACGAGATCCGTCCGCGCTTCGGTCTGATGCGCGGTCGCGAGTTCCTGATGAAGGATGCCTACTCCTTCCACATGAGCCAGGAATCGCTGCAGGAAACCTACGACCGCATGCACCAGGCGTACTGCAACGTGTTCACCCGCCTGGGCCTGAACTTCCGCCCCGTGCAGGCCGATACCGGTTCCATTGGTGGCACCGGCTCCCACGAGTTCCACGTGCTGGCCGAGTCCGGTGAAGACGATATCGCCTTCAGCGACACCTCCGACTACGCCGCCAACATCGAGAAGGCCGAAGCGCTGCCGCGCGAAACCGCTCGCGCTGACGCCAGCGAAGCACTGCGCCTGATCGATACTCCAGACGCCAAGACCATCGACGAGCTGGTCAACCAGTTCAACCTGGCGATCACCAGGACCATCAAGACCCTGGTCGTGCATGGCGCCGAAGAAGGCACGCTGGTCGCGCTGATCGTGCGTGGCGACCACGAGCTGAACGAGATCAAGGCTGCCAACCTGGAGCAGGTCGCCAGCCCGCTGGTGTTCGCGTCCGAAGGCGAGATCCGTGCGGCCATCGGCGCTGGCCCCGGATCCCTCGGCCCGCTGAATCTGTCGATCCCCTGCGTGATCGACCGCTCCGTCGCCCTGCTCGCCGACTTCTCTGCCGGCGCCAACGTCGACGGCAAGCACTACTTCGGCCTCAACTGGGACCGCGACCTGCCGCTGCCGGCCGTCGCCGACCTGCGCAACGTGGTCGCCGGTGACCCGAGCCCCGATGGCCAGGGCAGCCTGGTGATCAAGCGCGGCATCGAAGTCGGTCACATCTTCCAGCTCGGCATCAAGTACAGCGAAGCGCTGGGCTGCAAGGTGCTGGGTGAAAGCGGCAAGCCGACCACCCTGATCATGGGCTGCTACGGCATCGGCGTATCGCGCGTGGTCGCTGCTGCCATCGAGCAGAATTGGGACGAACGCGGCATTCTCTGGAGCGACGCCCTGGCGCCCTTCCAGATCGCTCTGGTGCCGATGAAGTATGAAAACGAAGCGGTTCGCGAAGCCACCGACAAGCTGTATGCCGACCTCACGGCCGCTGGCTACGAGGTACTGCTGGATGATCGCGACAAGAAGACCAGCCCCGGCGTGAAGTTCGCCGACATGGAGCTGATCGGCATTCCGCACCGCATCGTGGTCAGCGAGCGCAGCTTGGCCGAGGGCAACCTCGAGTACAAGAATCGTCGCGACGCCGATGCCCAGGCCGTGCCGGCCAGCGATATCCTGCCTTTCATCAACACCCGTACCGGCCGCTGA
- a CDS encoding acylphosphatase — protein sequence MARICLHGYISGTVQGVSFRQSTCAEAQRLALDGWVRNLVDGRVEVLAEGDEEAVRRLAKWLERGPAAARVTDVQLEEQALQGIAGFIVRR from the coding sequence ATGGCGCGTATCTGTCTGCATGGCTACATCAGCGGCACGGTGCAGGGCGTGAGCTTTCGTCAGAGTACTTGTGCCGAAGCGCAGCGCCTGGCGCTGGATGGCTGGGTGCGCAACCTCGTCGATGGGCGGGTCGAGGTGCTGGCCGAGGGGGATGAAGAAGCGGTGCGCCGCCTCGCCAAGTGGCTCGAGCGCGGGCCGGCAGCAGCGCGGGTAACCGATGTGCAGCTGGAGGAGCAGGCGCTGCAGGGGATCGCAGGTTTCATCGTGCGCCGTTGA
- a CDS encoding TlpA disulfide reductase family protein, whose product MGVRLQIVVGMLAGLLLAGCAEDMGVDQHGRKVTAGQLEDQWLVINYWAEWCRPCRTEIPELNRLEKQLQGQSARVLGVNFDALQGEALSKAADGFDIQFTVLASDPAAHFKLPRNDVLPVTYLVDGDGRLRERLVGEQTAAGLLARLKALQGEE is encoded by the coding sequence ATGGGAGTGCGTCTCCAGATAGTGGTGGGAATGCTTGCCGGGCTTCTGCTGGCCGGTTGTGCCGAGGACATGGGTGTCGATCAGCATGGACGAAAGGTAACGGCTGGGCAGCTGGAAGACCAGTGGTTAGTGATTAATTACTGGGCAGAATGGTGCCGGCCATGTCGCACGGAAATTCCTGAGCTCAATCGTCTGGAAAAACAGCTGCAGGGGCAGTCGGCGCGGGTGCTCGGAGTGAACTTCGATGCGCTGCAGGGCGAGGCGCTGAGCAAGGCTGCCGATGGTTTCGATATCCAGTTTACCGTGCTCGCCAGTGACCCGGCGGCGCATTTCAAATTGCCGCGCAACGACGTGCTGCCGGTGACCTACCTGGTCGATGGCGACGGCCGACTGCGCGAGCGCCTGGTCGGCGAACAGACCGCCGCCGGCCTGCTGGCACGGCTCAAGGCGCTGCAGGGCGAGGAGTGA
- a CDS encoding PilZ domain-containing protein has protein sequence MTLDALRLEVPDILEEDTASLADLGVQLAAARTQTTENALQQALSLLFRLNRSAMTLLERQRALQSFSEEYRHYASAYRERIAPPPLFVRLCAELAVGFKRLLLQILQGRQPSRPHLAWCLYMAEHFTAQTLMRHYQLYQEPPAGLWRDSHLLYWIGEHQECLDEHVAAAFQPTPASTLRGLYQQTLLLAMSNPFHLAEGECPLLFGALTPLAGLARLLPWDEEEEASEGAVIDLTQPHPCLPFEHPIESDPACLRRLELGALLVALNDPAPLQTPAEHALLERVQQHWLGRQQRRHPRADFNADCSMVIGLPTIHAQLLEKRPQTCSAQMLDASPGGARLLCHADQGAQLPVGQLLLVLTSKGTPSLALVRWRHLNPEGLHLGLRYLKGLPRPVWLRRAPSAHTHPAVLQSTPEPGNGWHHGLWLPCGQFVEGENLWLQLANVNNQAVLPLPAANLTTSSVVRHPLRLA, from the coding sequence ATGACGCTGGATGCCTTGCGCCTCGAAGTCCCGGATATCCTCGAGGAGGATACCGCCTCGCTCGCCGACCTCGGCGTGCAACTGGCAGCGGCTCGAACACAGACGACGGAGAATGCTCTGCAACAGGCGCTGAGCCTGCTGTTCCGCCTCAATCGCAGCGCCATGACCTTACTTGAAAGGCAACGCGCGCTGCAAAGTTTCAGCGAAGAGTACCGCCATTACGCTAGCGCCTACCGCGAGCGCATCGCCCCGCCGCCGTTGTTCGTGCGCCTGTGCGCCGAGCTGGCAGTCGGTTTCAAGCGCTTGCTGCTGCAGATACTCCAGGGCCGTCAGCCCTCGCGCCCGCACCTGGCCTGGTGCCTGTACATGGCCGAGCACTTCACCGCGCAGACCCTGATGCGCCACTACCAGCTCTATCAGGAACCGCCAGCCGGATTGTGGCGCGACAGCCACCTGCTCTACTGGATCGGCGAACACCAGGAATGCCTCGACGAACACGTCGCCGCGGCCTTCCAGCCGACACCGGCCAGCACCCTGCGTGGCCTCTACCAGCAGACCCTGTTGCTGGCGATGAGCAACCCGTTCCACCTCGCCGAAGGCGAATGCCCGTTGCTGTTCGGCGCCCTGACACCACTGGCCGGCCTGGCGCGCCTGCTGCCCTGGGATGAAGAGGAAGAAGCCAGCGAAGGCGCCGTCATCGACCTTACTCAGCCGCATCCCTGCCTGCCTTTCGAGCACCCCATCGAGAGTGACCCGGCATGCCTGCGTCGCCTGGAACTGGGCGCGTTGCTGGTTGCCCTGAACGACCCCGCACCGCTGCAGACACCAGCCGAGCATGCCCTGCTCGAACGCGTCCAGCAGCACTGGCTGGGCCGCCAGCAGCGTCGCCATCCGCGTGCCGATTTCAACGCCGACTGCAGCATGGTGATCGGCCTGCCGACCATCCACGCACAGTTGCTGGAAAAGCGTCCGCAGACCTGCTCGGCGCAGATGCTCGATGCCAGCCCCGGCGGTGCGCGCCTGCTCTGCCATGCCGACCAGGGCGCGCAGCTGCCGGTCGGCCAACTGCTGCTGGTGCTGACCAGCAAGGGCACGCCAAGCCTGGCACTGGTGCGCTGGCGCCACCTCAACCCCGAGGGCCTGCACCTGGGCCTGCGCTACCTCAAGGGTCTGCCGCGACCGGTGTGGCTGCGTCGTGCGCCCAGTGCGCACACTCATCCGGCGGTGCTGCAGAGCACTCCCGAGCCTGGCAACGGCTGGCACCACGGCCTGTGGCTGCCCTGCGGACAGTTCGTCGAGGGCGAAAACCTCTGGCTGCAGCTGGCCAACGTCAACAACCAGGCCGTACTGCCCCTGCCTGCCGCGAACCTGACCACCTCGTCCGTGGTGCGCCACCCGCTGCGCCTGGCCTGA
- a CDS encoding YihY family inner membrane protein has product MQQRLGDVVEFWRYLLQRFFADRALQSAAALTYTTLFAVVPMMTVTFVMLSAIPAFQGMGEDIQSFIFRNFVPSSGATVQEYLRDFIIQARKLTWVGVVVLALTAFMMLLTIEKAFNTVWRVREPRRGVSSFLLYWAILSLGPLLLGVGFAVSTYITSLSIISGPHALIGAKTLLSFAPLLTSVAAFTLIYATVPNARVPLRHALIGGLFAAVLVEIAKSLFGLFVSLFPGYQLIYGAFATVPLFLLWIYVSWLIVLFGAELVYSLSSSRHWRRQALPKLLVALGILRVFHARQQRGLPVRHGHVQSEGWPLPEHEWEEIVEFLEREHLICRVSGGAGWVLCRDLEHFSLHRLLTHSPWPLPRAAQLPAQLDEPWYPELRAALQALDEEQAQLFDGSLAAWLGRSE; this is encoded by the coding sequence ATGCAGCAGCGGCTTGGCGACGTTGTGGAGTTCTGGCGTTACCTGTTGCAGCGTTTCTTCGCCGATCGCGCCCTGCAGAGCGCCGCGGCGCTGACCTACACCACGTTGTTCGCGGTGGTGCCGATGATGACCGTGACCTTCGTCATGCTCTCGGCGATCCCCGCGTTCCAGGGCATGGGCGAGGACATCCAGAGTTTCATCTTCCGCAACTTCGTGCCGTCGTCCGGGGCGACGGTGCAGGAGTACCTGCGCGACTTCATCATCCAGGCCCGCAAGCTGACCTGGGTCGGCGTGGTGGTGCTGGCGCTGACCGCGTTCATGATGCTGCTGACCATCGAGAAGGCCTTCAACACCGTTTGGCGTGTGCGCGAGCCGCGGCGTGGGGTCTCCAGCTTCCTGCTGTACTGGGCGATTCTCAGCCTCGGGCCGTTGCTGCTGGGGGTGGGGTTTGCCGTCAGCACCTACATCACCTCGCTGTCGATCATCTCCGGGCCGCACGCGCTGATCGGTGCGAAGACTCTGTTGAGCTTCGCGCCGTTGTTGACCAGTGTGGCCGCGTTCACCCTGATCTATGCCACGGTGCCCAATGCACGGGTGCCGCTGCGCCATGCGCTGATCGGCGGCCTGTTCGCCGCGGTGCTGGTGGAGATCGCCAAGTCGCTGTTCGGCCTGTTCGTCAGCCTGTTTCCCGGTTACCAGCTGATCTATGGGGCGTTCGCCACGGTGCCGTTGTTCCTGCTGTGGATCTACGTGTCCTGGTTGATCGTGCTGTTCGGCGCCGAGCTGGTGTACAGCCTGTCGTCGTCGCGGCACTGGCGGCGTCAGGCCCTGCCCAAGCTGCTGGTCGCCCTGGGCATCCTGCGTGTGTTCCACGCTCGTCAGCAACGCGGCCTGCCGGTTCGCCACGGGCACGTGCAGAGCGAAGGGTGGCCACTGCCCGAGCATGAGTGGGAGGAGATCGTCGAGTTCCTCGAGCGCGAGCACCTGATCTGCCGTGTCAGTGGTGGGGCGGGTTGGGTGCTGTGCCGTGATCTGGAGCACTTCAGTCTGCATCGCCTGCTGACGCACAGCCCCTGGCCGTTGCCGCGTGCCGCGCAGCTGCCGGCGCAGCTCGACGAGCCCTGGTACCCGGAGCTGCGTGCTGCCCTGCAGGCGCTGGATGAAGAGCAGGCGCAGCTGTTCGATGGCAGTCTGGCCGCTTGGCTGGGGCGCAGCGAGTAG
- the arsC gene encoding arsenate reductase (glutaredoxin) (This arsenate reductase requires both glutathione and glutaredoxin to convert arsenate to arsenite, after which the efflux transporter formed by ArsA and ArsB can extrude the arsenite from the cell, providing resistance.) — protein MTDLTLYHNPRCSKSRGALELLEARGLQPQVVRYLETPPTAAELRSLLGKLGISARDLLRTGEDDYKALNLGDSSLDEAQLIDAMVAHPKLIERPILIAGDKAVIGRPPEKVLELLA, from the coding sequence ATGACCGACCTGACCCTTTACCACAACCCGCGCTGCTCGAAATCCCGCGGCGCGCTGGAACTGCTCGAAGCGCGTGGCCTGCAACCGCAGGTGGTGCGCTACCTGGAAACCCCGCCCACTGCCGCCGAACTGCGCAGCCTGCTCGGCAAACTGGGGATCAGCGCGCGCGACCTGCTGCGCACTGGTGAAGACGACTACAAGGCGCTCAACCTGGGCGACAGCAGCCTCGACGAGGCTCAGCTGATCGACGCCATGGTTGCCCACCCCAAGCTGATCGAGCGCCCGATCCTCATCGCCGGCGACAAGGCGGTAATTGGTCGGCCGCCGGAAAAGGTGCTGGAGTTGCTCGCATGA
- the wrbA gene encoding NAD(P)H:quinone oxidoreductase has translation MSAPYILVLYYSRHGATAEMARQIARGVEMAGLEARLRTVPPVSSDCEATAPAIPAEGALYASLDDLKHCAGMALGSPTRFGNMAAPLKYFIDGTSNLWLTGELVGKPAGVFTTTSSLHGGQESTLLSMMLPLLHHGMLVCGLPYSEGALLETRGGGTPYGPSHHAGADGKRALDEHEITLCRALGQRLAKTALQLETPRG, from the coding sequence ATGAGTGCGCCCTACATCCTTGTGCTCTATTACAGCCGCCACGGCGCCACCGCCGAGATGGCCCGGCAGATTGCCCGCGGCGTCGAGATGGCCGGCCTGGAAGCGCGCCTGCGCACCGTGCCGCCGGTTTCCAGCGACTGCGAAGCCACCGCCCCGGCCATTCCGGCCGAAGGCGCGCTGTACGCCAGCCTGGACGACCTCAAGCACTGCGCCGGCATGGCCCTGGGCAGCCCGACCCGCTTCGGCAACATGGCCGCCCCGCTGAAGTACTTCATCGACGGCACCAGCAACCTGTGGCTGACCGGTGAACTGGTCGGCAAGCCCGCTGGCGTGTTCACCACCACCTCCAGCCTGCATGGCGGTCAGGAAAGCACCCTGCTGTCGATGATGCTGCCATTGCTGCACCACGGCATGCTGGTTTGCGGTCTGCCCTACAGCGAAGGCGCGCTGTTGGAAACCCGCGGTGGCGGCACCCCGTACGGCCCGAGCCACCACGCCGGTGCCGATGGCAAGCGCGCCCTCGACGAACATGAAATCACGCTGTGCCGCGCCCTCGGGCAGCGCCTGGCGAAAACCGCCCTGCAGCTGGAGACACCCCGTGGCTAA
- a CDS encoding DUF2069 domain-containing protein, with product MAKQAKPLPQLDWLAPRLKLTRALSLFSFLALSALLLVWNLVFADLHGARTWVVLSIQLVPLLLLAPGLFLGSARAHAWTCFVVNIYFIQGVLAAIDPARALFGLLEAVISFGLFCCALLYTRWRFQYDRKLAGEV from the coding sequence GTGGCTAAGCAAGCAAAACCCCTTCCGCAACTCGACTGGCTGGCCCCGCGCCTAAAGCTGACTCGCGCCCTGAGCCTGTTCAGCTTCCTCGCCCTGAGCGCCCTGCTGCTGGTCTGGAACCTGGTGTTCGCCGACCTGCACGGCGCGCGCACCTGGGTGGTCCTGAGCATCCAACTGGTGCCGCTGCTGCTGCTCGCCCCCGGCCTGTTCCTCGGCAGCGCCCGCGCCCATGCCTGGACCTGCTTCGTGGTGAACATCTACTTCATCCAGGGCGTGCTCGCCGCCATCGACCCGGCCCGCGCACTGTTCGGCCTGCTCGAAGCGGTCATCAGTTTCGGCCTGTTCTGCTGCGCCCTGCTCTACACCCGCTGGCGCTTCCAGTACGACCGCAAGCTGGCAGGCGAGGTCTGA
- the hda gene encoding DnaA regulatory inactivator Hda: MIPIQLPLGVRLRDDATFANYYPGANAAALGYVERLCEADAGWTESLIYLWGGEGVGRSHLLQAACLRFEQRGEAAVYLPLADVAEHGPELLDNLEQCELVCLDDLEAVAGRADWEEALFHLFNRLRDSGRRLLLSAACPPRELAIGLADLQSRLTLALVFQMHSLSDEDKLRALQLRASRRGLHLTDDVGRFILTRGERSMSALFDLLERLDQASLQAQRKLTIPFLKETLGW, from the coding sequence ATGATCCCGATCCAGCTTCCCCTTGGCGTGCGCTTGCGCGACGACGCCACCTTCGCCAACTACTACCCGGGCGCCAATGCGGCGGCGCTCGGCTACGTCGAGCGCCTGTGCGAAGCCGATGCCGGCTGGACGGAGAGCCTGATCTACCTCTGGGGTGGCGAAGGTGTCGGCCGCAGCCATCTGTTGCAGGCTGCCTGCTTGCGCTTCGAACAGCGTGGCGAGGCGGCGGTCTACCTGCCGCTGGCGGATGTTGCCGAGCATGGCCCGGAGTTGTTGGACAACCTCGAGCAGTGCGAACTGGTGTGCCTGGATGACCTGGAGGCTGTCGCCGGTCGCGCCGACTGGGAAGAGGCGCTGTTCCACCTGTTCAACCGCCTGCGGGATTCAGGGCGTCGCTTGCTGCTGTCGGCCGCCTGCCCACCGCGCGAGCTGGCGATCGGCCTGGCCGACCTGCAGTCGCGGTTGACCCTGGCGCTGGTGTTCCAGATGCATTCGCTGTCCGACGAGGACAAGCTGCGTGCTTTGCAGCTGCGTGCTTCGCGTCGCGGCCTGCACCTCACCGACGACGTCGGCCGCTTCATCCTGACCCGCGGCGAGCGCAGCATGAGCGCCTTGTTCGACCTTCTCGAACGCCTCGATCAGGCGTCCCTGCAGGCCCAGCGCAAGCTGACCATCCCGTTTCTCAAGGAAACCCTCGGCTGGTAA
- a CDS encoding AI-2E family transporter, translating into MTDSRRWMWLAGLVLCGWLLYLLTPILSPFLVAMLLAYLGDPLVDRLERWKLSRTWGVVVVFTLFSLVLLILLLVLVPMLGRQLVRLYELAPQMLDRLQHEALPWAQAQFGLPDGFWRFEQVKAALGEHLGKTTDIVGIVLAQATASSLALLAWLGNLLLIPVVAFYLLRDWDVMMAKLRGLLPRSREGFIVQLVGECHEVLGAFVRGQLLVMLALAAIYASGLMLVGLELGLLIGVLAGLASIVPYMGFVVGFGAAVIAALFQYGGFDPYPLIGIGVVFGIGQLLEGMLLTPLLVGDRIGLHPVAVIFAILAGGQLFGFTGVLLALPVAAIIMVLLRHAHDFYKLSDLYGEPGVGSDEPPSPA; encoded by the coding sequence ATGACTGATTCACGCCGCTGGATGTGGCTCGCGGGCCTGGTGCTGTGTGGTTGGCTGCTGTACCTGCTGACGCCGATTCTTTCGCCGTTTCTGGTCGCCATGCTGCTCGCCTACCTCGGCGATCCGCTGGTGGATCGGCTGGAGCGCTGGAAGCTGTCGCGCACCTGGGGCGTGGTGGTGGTATTCACCCTGTTCAGCCTGGTGTTGCTGATCCTGTTGCTGGTTCTGGTGCCGATGCTCGGTCGTCAGCTGGTACGCCTCTATGAACTGGCGCCGCAGATGCTCGACCGCCTGCAGCACGAGGCCTTGCCCTGGGCTCAGGCGCAGTTCGGGCTGCCGGATGGCTTCTGGCGCTTCGAGCAGGTCAAGGCCGCGCTCGGCGAGCACCTGGGCAAGACCACCGATATCGTCGGCATCGTCCTCGCTCAGGCCACCGCTTCCAGCCTGGCGCTGCTGGCCTGGCTCGGCAACCTGTTGCTGATCCCGGTGGTGGCGTTCTACCTGCTGCGTGACTGGGATGTGATGATGGCCAAGCTGCGCGGCCTGCTACCGCGCTCGCGCGAAGGTTTCATCGTGCAACTGGTCGGCGAATGCCACGAGGTGCTTGGCGCCTTCGTCCGCGGTCAGCTGCTGGTGATGCTCGCCCTGGCTGCCATCTACGCCAGTGGCCTGATGCTGGTGGGCCTGGAGCTGGGTCTGCTGATCGGCGTGCTCGCCGGCCTCGCCAGCATCGTGCCGTACATGGGCTTCGTCGTCGGCTTCGGTGCGGCAGTGATCGCCGCGCTGTTCCAGTACGGCGGCTTCGATCCCTATCCGTTGATCGGCATCGGTGTGGTCTTCGGTATCGGCCAACTGCTCGAAGGCATGCTGCTGACCCCGCTGCTGGTCGGCGACCGCATCGGCCTGCACCCGGTGGCGGTGATCTTCGCCATCCTCGCCGGCGGCCAGCTGTTCGGCTTCACCGGTGTTCTGCTGGCGCTGCCGGTGGCCGCGATCATCATGGTTTTGCTGCGCCATGCTCATGATTTCTATAAACTTTCTGATCTTTACGGTGAGCCCGGAGTCGGTTCTGACGAACCGCCCAGTCCAGCATGA
- a CDS encoding DUF2066 domain-containing protein: MRLSVRLLALCCSLLSLPSFAEPVSGLYQVRQAVASQQPEERTAALNQALETLVLRLTGDPKAVQNPGLDGVRKDPQQLVSQFVYEGESLVVDFDPVTTDNRLRQAGLALWSANRPAILTWWLNTTTDGASLLGDGQEAAAPLRDAAQHRGLPLYLPLADLQEQLIATPENLGAGQPDALKPASERYAADALLAVHAKQDDAGQWQAQWRLWLGDSREQGSAKGADQAALADAVLLDVSQRLAPRFVVKPGAASTLLVEVQGAGLARYAELERLLEPFGARLNKVKGDQLTWQVNASAEQLRAQLALAGLQEVPADAAPLDAATPVEPGAQPGAAPVAPPPAPAANLLRFRW, translated from the coding sequence ATGCGCCTGTCCGTCCGTCTGCTAGCCCTGTGCTGTTCGCTGCTCAGCCTGCCGTCCTTCGCCGAGCCGGTCAGCGGCCTCTACCAGGTGCGTCAGGCAGTGGCCAGCCAACAGCCGGAAGAGCGCACGGCGGCGCTGAACCAGGCCCTGGAAACCCTGGTGTTGCGCCTCACCGGCGACCCCAAGGCGGTGCAGAACCCGGGGCTCGACGGCGTGCGCAAGGACCCGCAGCAACTGGTCAGCCAGTTCGTCTACGAAGGCGAGAGCCTGGTCGTCGACTTCGATCCGGTGACCACCGACAACCGCCTGCGCCAGGCCGGCCTAGCCCTGTGGAGCGCCAACCGCCCGGCGATCCTGACCTGGTGGCTGAACACCACGACCGATGGCGCCAGCCTGCTCGGCGATGGCCAGGAAGCCGCTGCGCCACTGCGTGACGCGGCCCAGCATCGCGGTCTGCCGCTGTACCTGCCGCTGGCGGACCTGCAGGAGCAACTCATCGCCACCCCGGAAAACCTCGGTGCCGGTCAACCGGATGCCCTCAAGCCCGCGTCCGAACGCTACGCCGCCGATGCCTTGCTGGCCGTACACGCCAAGCAGGACGATGCGGGCCAGTGGCAGGCGCAATGGCGCCTGTGGCTGGGCGACTCGCGCGAGCAGGGCAGTGCCAAGGGCGCCGACCAGGCCGCACTGGCGGATGCCGTGCTGCTGGATGTCAGCCAGCGCCTGGCGCCGCGGTTCGTGGTCAAACCGGGCGCGGCCAGTACGCTGCTGGTCGAGGTGCAGGGCGCCGGCCTGGCGCGCTATGCCGAGCTGGAGCGCCTGCTCGAACCCTTCGGTGCGCGCCTGAACAAGGTCAAGGGCGACCAGCTGACCTGGCAGGTCAACGCCAGTGCCGAGCAACTGCGCGCGCAGTTGGCTCTGGCCGGCTTGCAGGAAGTGCCGGCCGACGCTGCGCCGCTTGACGCCGCCACGCCAGTCGAGCCGGGTGCTCAGCCAGGTGCCGCGCCGGTGGCACCGCCTCCTGCGCCAGCGGCCAATCTGCTGCGGTTCCGCTGGTAA